A single window of Bacillus mesophilus DNA harbors:
- a CDS encoding GNAT family N-acetyltransferase, which produces MKLRLVRGSDYYTLSPLINEWWGGRDMSDMLPKLFFDHFKNTSFIAEKDGKIVGFLIGFLSQSQPDESYIHFVGVHPDFRKHKIGKELYNQFFNVVKQNGRHIIRCETSPVNKGSIAYHTKMGFEIESGDKKIDGIDVFTNYDGSNQDRVLFIKYLD; this is translated from the coding sequence ATGAAATTACGTTTAGTGAGAGGATCAGACTATTATACTTTATCGCCACTTATTAATGAGTGGTGGGGTGGAAGAGATATGTCTGATATGTTGCCAAAATTATTTTTTGATCATTTTAAAAATACAAGCTTTATTGCGGAAAAGGATGGGAAGATTGTAGGCTTTCTTATTGGATTTCTGTCCCAATCACAACCTGATGAGTCATATATTCACTTTGTTGGAGTTCATCCTGATTTCAGAAAACATAAGATTGGGAAGGAGCTATACAACCAGTTTTTTAATGTGGTAAAACAAAACGGACGTCATATAATCCGCTGTGAAACGTCGCCTGTTAACAAAGGTTCGATTGCCTACCATACCAAAATGGGATTTGAAATAGAAAGTGGAGATAAAAAAATTGATGGTATTGATGTGTTTACCAACTATGACGGATCAAATCAAGACAGAGTTTTATTTATAAAATATCTTGATTAA
- the fosX gene encoding FosX/FosE/FosI family fosfomycin resistance hydrolase — protein MIESVSHITFVAKDLDKTTELFKELFGAKEVYYSGDQIHSLSKERFFIIGGQWIAVMENKDIVNRTYHHVAFKIKEEDIDMYLNKVKKLNLDMKPPRPRIKGEGYSIYFYDYDHNLFELHTGTLEERLSSYKAVDRKE, from the coding sequence ATGATTGAAAGTGTAAGTCATATCACTTTTGTTGCAAAAGATTTAGACAAGACTACTGAACTATTTAAAGAATTATTCGGAGCTAAAGAGGTTTATTATAGTGGAGATCAAATACATTCTTTATCTAAAGAAAGGTTTTTCATAATTGGAGGACAATGGATAGCGGTTATGGAAAATAAAGATATTGTAAATAGAACTTACCATCATGTTGCTTTTAAAATTAAAGAAGAAGATATAGATATGTATCTAAATAAAGTAAAAAAGTTGAACTTAGATATGAAACCACCAAGACCAAGAATAAAAGGCGAAGGGTACTCTATTTATTTTTATGATTATGATCATAATCTTTTTGAACTACATACAGGGACATTAGAAGAAAGATTATCCTCTTATAAAGCAGTGGATCGTAAAGAGTGA
- a CDS encoding DMT family transporter: MIKFMYIFCLIVWGLNFIAVKIQGTPVSLELSLALRLVIAALLFLVLIFILRPKGKPKRKDIPFVIVFGICNFALSYLCLYYATILSSAAIVTIIFSLKVILTPIALRIFLKEKLHPRILVGGILGVLGVCILIYPTFNNFQGLVDLKGVMIACLGTFLTAIGDASSARNATQKVDPIYANAIGFTVGSIVMGAMVFFQGHEIILPTTITYVTALLYLSVVASFLAWLFYLKLVEKIGGAKSGYIVALFPVIGGIASVLIGESTPSIYLFVGCLSSCLGASIALGFRIKRSKVKVPVTFH; this comes from the coding sequence ATGATAAAATTCATGTACATATTTTGTTTAATCGTATGGGGCCTCAATTTTATTGCAGTAAAGATACAAGGTACACCAGTTAGTTTGGAATTATCCTTAGCATTGCGTTTAGTTATAGCAGCCTTACTATTTTTAGTCCTGATCTTTATACTTAGACCCAAGGGAAAACCTAAAAGAAAAGATATTCCGTTCGTTATCGTTTTTGGCATTTGTAACTTTGCGTTAAGTTATCTCTGTCTTTATTACGCTACCATCTTAAGCTCAGCTGCAATTGTAACCATCATTTTTTCCTTAAAAGTGATACTAACACCAATCGCTCTCCGTATTTTTTTAAAAGAAAAATTACACCCTCGTATTTTAGTTGGGGGGATACTCGGGGTATTAGGTGTTTGTATCCTCATATATCCGACGTTTAATAATTTTCAAGGTCTTGTTGATTTGAAGGGAGTTATGATTGCATGTTTAGGTACATTTCTTACAGCTATTGGAGATGCAAGTTCAGCAAGAAATGCTACACAAAAGGTAGACCCTATCTATGCTAATGCAATAGGGTTTACAGTAGGCAGTATAGTTATGGGCGCAATGGTATTTTTTCAAGGACACGAAATAATACTTCCAACAACAATTACGTATGTAACGGCTTTACTATACTTATCTGTAGTAGCTTCGTTTTTGGCTTGGCTATTTTATTTAAAGCTTGTTGAAAAAATTGGAGGAGCCAAAAGTGGATATATCGTAGCACTATTTCCTGTGATTGGTGGAATTGCATCTGTTTTGATTGGTGAATCTACTCCATCCATTTATTTATTTGTTGGTTGCCTATCTAGTTGTCTTGGAGCTTCAATTGCTTTAGGGTTTAGAATAAAACGTAGTAAAGTGAAGGTACCTGTAACTTTTCATTAA